One window of Sphingobacteriales bacterium genomic DNA carries:
- a CDS encoding T9SS type A sorting domain-containing protein: MKKISISLLAVLICPQFVFSQGWVSYFKSNASSYYDTKVFDLFEMDDGNFLSSGRYPGIVILNSETGDTLLTSNHAGGHGVRTTDGGYMFGVKKLNLNLELEWEIPESVLSSLFFGICESINGTGDNVVYSGLTFQLLGDADIPMNYNCTWSVNSFTGTYSSFLNYLILPVQTLDDWAAGENNDIVPLLDGNGWMVFAQCNDCHSCFIKVHNSGSISQTCLGYYPETRSIIHANEGDGYIVTTGNRVVIKVDLNGNMIWSKAYQTTIPPVNPYEYGFNNIISTGTDGYITVGRTYLFEKLWVVKTDNNGNLQWQSDYIGIQNYQTVGRTIMKTSDGGYLVGGVAVHITSPNYEAYPFFVKMDSTGNCRPQAAFTHSLDNYTLNIESNTSTGAHEYTWLFGNSDTAQTAMPVYTYPNPGTYNLCLVATNPCGNDTLCTLIDVATGIDTPKSNLPTLSLYPNPVSANQNIFWQADRISSGAALELRVFNLTGSILYREQPNQPSGILPSHTWPPGLYFLQLITPNSQTTIRLVVSGE; this comes from the coding sequence ATGAAAAAAATTTCAATCTCTTTGTTGGCTGTTCTGATCTGCCCGCAATTTGTATTTTCACAAGGGTGGGTGAGCTATTTCAAATCAAATGCTTCGTCCTATTACGATACAAAAGTTTTTGATTTATTCGAAATGGATGACGGGAACTTTTTGAGTTCTGGCAGATATCCGGGCATTGTCATCTTAAATTCTGAAACCGGAGATACGCTTTTAACAAGTAATCATGCAGGAGGTCATGGTGTACGGACAACAGACGGAGGGTATATGTTTGGGGTAAAGAAACTAAACCTCAATCTTGAATTAGAATGGGAAATTCCCGAATCAGTTTTGTCCTCTCTTTTCTTTGGTATTTGTGAATCCATAAATGGTACCGGCGACAATGTCGTTTATTCTGGTTTAACTTTTCAACTTCTGGGCGATGCTGATATTCCTATGAATTATAATTGTACATGGTCTGTAAACAGTTTCACCGGAACATACTCAAGTTTTCTTAATTATCTAATACTTCCGGTACAAACCCTTGATGACTGGGCAGCAGGTGAAAATAACGATATAGTTCCTTTATTGGACGGAAACGGCTGGATGGTTTTTGCTCAATGTAATGATTGTCATTCATGCTTTATCAAAGTTCACAACAGTGGCTCAATAAGCCAAACTTGTCTTGGTTATTATCCGGAAACCCGAAGCATTATTCACGCCAACGAGGGAGACGGCTATATCGTTACCACGGGAAATCGCGTTGTAATAAAAGTTGACCTGAACGGCAATATGATTTGGAGTAAAGCGTATCAAACTACTATTCCACCAGTGAATCCATACGAGTATGGTTTTAATAACATCATCAGCACAGGTACGGACGGCTATATTACAGTAGGAAGAACTTATTTATTCGAGAAGCTTTGGGTTGTCAAAACAGACAACAATGGCAACCTGCAATGGCAGTCTGACTATATTGGGATACAAAATTACCAGACAGTAGGTAGAACCATCATGAAAACATCTGATGGGGGTTATCTAGTAGGTGGCGTGGCAGTACACATTACCTCCCCTAATTATGAGGCCTACCCCTTCTTCGTAAAAATGGATTCCACCGGCAATTGCCGTCCGCAGGCAGCTTTTACCCATTCCTTAGACAATTACACCCTGAACATAGAAAGCAACACCTCCACAGGTGCCCATGAATATACCTGGCTGTTCGGAAATTCGGATACTGCCCAAACTGCAATGCCCGTTTACACCTATCCCAATCCCGGAACCTACAACCTTTGCCTCGTCGCCACCAACCCCTGCGGAAACGATACCCTTTGCACACTAATTGATGTCGCCACCGGCATAGATACACCTAAGTCCAACCTGCCCACTTTGTCGCTCTATCCAAATCCTGTTTCGGCAAACCAAAACATATTCTGGCAGGCAGACCGTATTTCATCGGGTGCTGCCTTAGAGTTGCGGGTGTTTAACCTTACCGGCAGTATCCTCTACCGGGAACAACCCAACCAACCGTCCGGAATTCTGCCT